Proteins from one Sphingopyxis terrae subsp. terrae NBRC 15098 genomic window:
- a CDS encoding DUF2271 domain-containing protein, with amino-acid sequence MQTEFRSVLTGASLGLGAALSAPALAADPGMMEVSVTIPQIKVAEYHRPYVAIWVEKAGAPARTVAIWYDHDMKNNEGTKWLRDVRQWWRASGRSMRFPANGVTGATRAPGTHRISFSRAQLGAQASGDYVLVIEAAREVGGRELLRIPFRWPAKAGAGGRAAGKAELGTVSISFR; translated from the coding sequence ATGCAAACCGAGTTTCGATCCGTCCTGACCGGCGCCTCGCTGGGGCTGGGCGCGGCGCTGTCGGCGCCGGCGCTCGCCGCCGATCCGGGGATGATGGAGGTCAGCGTCACTATCCCGCAGATCAAGGTCGCCGAATATCATCGGCCCTATGTCGCCATCTGGGTAGAGAAGGCCGGCGCGCCCGCGAGGACCGTCGCGATCTGGTACGACCATGACATGAAGAATAACGAGGGCACCAAATGGCTGCGCGACGTGCGGCAGTGGTGGCGCGCCTCGGGCCGTTCGATGCGTTTTCCGGCCAATGGCGTGACGGGTGCGACGCGCGCGCCGGGCACGCACAGGATATCCTTCAGCCGCGCGCAGCTCGGCGCGCAGGCGTCCGGCGACTATGTCCTGGTGATCGAGGCTGCGCGCGAAGTCGGCGGGCGCGAGTTGCTGCGCATTCCGTTCCGCTGGCCCGCCAAGGCCGGCGCCGGGGGGCGCGCGGCGGGCAAGGCCGAACTTGGCACCGTTTCGATTTCCTTCCGTTGA